From one Catenuloplanes nepalensis genomic stretch:
- the sigB gene encoding RNA polymerase sigma factor SigB, translated as MVLQMVMENVISPAVAAEENTVAAEENTPAADDALETVSDLDATDERGVSADLVRAYLNGIGRTKLLTAVQEVELAKRIEAGLYAEELLSTTHSDELTIIVAEGRKAKDHLLEANLRLVVSIAKRYTGRGMAFLDLIQEGNLGLIRAVEKFDYTKGYKFSTYATWWIRQAITRAMADQARTIRIPVHMVEQVNRMVRARRELSVSLGREPSVAEIATAMGVQEFQVIELISYDREPVSLDQAVGEDGESALGDFVAADSVQPGEGTSPGELRNEVEIVLSSLSQREQAVIRLRFGLDDGRQRTLDEVGREFGLSRERIRQIEKVTLLKLRDPSRASRLEAYAVTS; from the coding sequence GTGGTCCTGCAGATGGTGATGGAGAACGTGATCAGCCCGGCCGTCGCGGCCGAAGAGAACACTGTCGCGGCCGAAGAGAACACTCCGGCGGCGGACGACGCCCTGGAGACGGTTTCCGACCTGGACGCCACGGATGAGCGGGGTGTCTCGGCCGACCTGGTGCGGGCCTACCTGAACGGGATCGGCCGCACGAAGCTGCTCACCGCCGTGCAGGAGGTCGAGCTCGCCAAGCGAATCGAGGCCGGCCTCTACGCCGAGGAGCTGCTCTCCACCACGCACAGCGACGAGCTGACCATCATCGTGGCAGAGGGCCGCAAGGCCAAGGACCACCTGCTGGAGGCGAACCTCCGCCTGGTCGTCAGCATCGCGAAGCGCTACACCGGTCGTGGCATGGCGTTCCTGGACCTCATCCAGGAGGGCAACCTCGGCCTGATCCGCGCGGTCGAGAAGTTCGACTACACCAAGGGCTACAAGTTCTCCACGTACGCCACCTGGTGGATCCGCCAGGCCATCACCCGCGCCATGGCCGACCAGGCCCGCACCATCCGCATCCCGGTGCACATGGTCGAGCAGGTCAACCGCATGGTCCGCGCCCGCCGCGAGCTGTCCGTGTCGCTGGGCCGCGAGCCCTCGGTCGCGGAGATCGCCACCGCGATGGGCGTCCAGGAGTTCCAGGTCATCGAGCTGATCTCGTACGATCGCGAGCCGGTCAGCCTGGACCAGGCGGTCGGCGAGGACGGCGAGAGCGCGCTCGGCGACTTCGTGGCCGCGGACAGCGTCCAGCCCGGCGAGGGCACGTCCCCCGGCGAGCTGCGCAACGAGGTCGAGATCGTGCTCTCCTCGCTCTCCCAGCGCGAGCAGGCCGTGATCCGCCTCCGCTTCGGCCTCGACGACGGCCGGCAGCGCACGCTCGACGAGGTCGGCCGCGAGTTCGGCCTGTCCCGGGAGCGCATCCGCCAGATCGAGAAGGTCACGCTGCTCAAGCTCCGCGACCCGAGCCGCGCGTCCCGCCTCGAAGCCTACGCCGTCACTAGCTAG